Proteins encoded by one window of Clostridium cagae:
- a CDS encoding putative phage tail protein, protein MQVINSQKGLQMYSSVSPIYDRNIVMQAIFEAIGSEADLTEKQLDDIMLQLYPQTATWGLVFWEERYKLQTNLDESMETRRAKVISRMQTKNKIVNPKRIELTIKNFIKAQVEVLDSIAPYILGINITSEKGFPNSLNSMYKEVKRIKPSHMGVKYNLISRTKSNLYIGAACITGHKITIYPWKTKKLTSKGKISMAGPIIRSSQHITIYPKQEKE, encoded by the coding sequence ATGCAAGTAATTAATTCTCAAAAAGGATTGCAGATGTATAGTTCAGTTTCTCCTATATATGATAGAAATATAGTCATGCAAGCGATTTTTGAAGCGATAGGAAGCGAAGCTGATTTAACAGAAAAACAGTTAGATGATATAATGCTACAACTTTATCCACAAACTGCTACTTGGGGACTTGTATTTTGGGAAGAACGATATAAATTACAAACAAATTTAGATGAGTCTATGGAAACTAGAAGAGCTAAAGTAATTAGTAGAATGCAAACCAAAAATAAAATAGTAAATCCTAAGAGGATTGAGCTTACAATAAAAAACTTTATTAAAGCACAAGTAGAAGTTTTAGACAGTATTGCTCCATATATATTAGGAATAAATATAACAAGCGAAAAGGGATTTCCTAATAGTTTAAATTCTATGTATAAAGAAGTTAAAAGAATTAAACCTTCACATATGGGAGTTAAATATAATTTAATATCTAGAACTAAGAGCAATTTGTATATAGGTGCTGCATGTATTACTGGACATAAGATAACAATTTATCCATGGAAAACTAAAAAATTAACAAGTAAAGGTAAAATAAGTATGGCTGGACCAATTATAAGGAGTTCTCAACATATTACTATTTATCCTAAGCAAGAAAAGGAGTGA
- a CDS encoding baseplate J/gp47 family protein, with protein sequence MEMPDFLTEDVEKIHRRMMEKAPPGVSAIEGEIFWDATRPSALEKERTEKIQMQNILKMAHSQTATGKYLEFLGECQGIFKNNPTVSTGYVEITANKGTIIPLNYLVGTKSTDIEESISFETLESKTIDESGKALIKCKCTKAGIIGNVEANTITLVYKPINGLQSITNPKKFTGGTEIEDEKHYRQRIIEAEQEDKLSGADTDYIRWAKEIDGVGYADCIELWNGPQTVKVLILDSNNEPANDELITKVKDYIYPDKKSGESRGGKAPAGALVTIATATTLKINVSAKFIFTDGFNQETILTALKTKISEYLKKIKINGVVKYKAIDTIIGSYVLQDEGIDDYANLTINKSTTNIQLVDQIAAIGDVINASN encoded by the coding sequence ATGGAAATGCCTGATTTTTTAACAGAAGATGTTGAAAAAATTCATAGGAGAATGATGGAGAAAGCACCTCCGGGAGTATCTGCAATAGAAGGAGAGATATTTTGGGATGCAACAAGACCATCTGCTTTGGAAAAAGAAAGAACAGAAAAAATTCAGATGCAAAATATTCTTAAAATGGCTCATTCACAAACAGCAACAGGAAAATATTTAGAATTTTTAGGAGAATGTCAAGGGATATTTAAGAACAATCCAACAGTTTCAACAGGTTATGTTGAGATTACAGCTAATAAAGGAACTATAATCCCTTTGAATTATTTAGTGGGCACAAAATCAACAGATATAGAAGAATCCATTAGCTTTGAAACATTAGAATCTAAAACAATAGATGAAAGTGGAAAAGCACTTATAAAATGTAAATGTACTAAAGCTGGAATAATAGGAAATGTAGAAGCAAATACAATTACTTTAGTGTATAAACCTATAAATGGACTACAGAGCATAACAAATCCTAAAAAATTTACTGGTGGTACCGAGATAGAAGATGAAAAGCATTATAGACAAAGAATTATAGAAGCTGAACAAGAGGATAAGTTAAGTGGTGCTGATACTGACTATATTAGATGGGCCAAGGAAATTGATGGAGTTGGTTATGCTGATTGTATAGAACTTTGGAATGGGCCACAAACAGTAAAAGTATTAATTCTTGATTCTAATAATGAACCAGCTAATGATGAATTAATTACTAAGGTAAAAGATTATATTTACCCAGATAAAAAATCAGGTGAAAGTCGTGGAGGAAAAGCACCAGCAGGAGCACTAGTTACTATTGCAACAGCAACAACATTAAAAATAAATGTTAGTGCTAAATTTATATTTACAGATGGATTTAATCAAGAAACTATATTAACAGCTTTAAAAACAAAAATAAGTGAGTATTTAAAGAAAATAAAAATAAATGGAGTTGTTAAATATAAAGCAATTGATACTATTATAGGTTCTTATGTATTACAAGATGAAGGAATAGACGATTATGCTAATTTAACAATAAATAAGTCTACTACCAATATACAATTAGTTGATCAAATTGCAGCTATAGGAGATGTGATAAATGCAAGTAATTAA
- a CDS encoding DUF2634 domain-containing protein — protein MPNLFPTANEETINLEEDTQQKFKGSYAINFGTGEFIKNSDGTIKILDEFEAYVQWCEKAMLTARYKYGAYSDRYGKDIIGSDITDKKFVELELKRITQEALMVHPLTKSVDSFSFEWKGSDVYYSFEVTTTKNRNKVLKSNKKVW, from the coding sequence ATGCCTAATCTATTTCCAACAGCTAACGAAGAAACAATAAACTTAGAAGAAGACACACAACAAAAATTTAAAGGGTCTTATGCTATAAACTTTGGAACAGGGGAGTTCATTAAAAACTCTGATGGAACTATTAAAATATTAGATGAATTTGAAGCATATGTACAGTGGTGCGAAAAGGCAATGCTTACAGCACGATATAAATATGGGGCTTATTCAGATAGGTATGGAAAAGACATTATAGGCTCAGATATTACAGATAAAAAGTTTGTAGAGTTAGAACTTAAAAGAATCACACAAGAGGCGTTAATGGTACATCCATTAACCAAAAGTGTTGATTCTTTTTCTTTTGAGTGGAAAGGTAGTGACGTTTATTATAGCTTTGAAGTTACTACTACTAAAAACAGAAACAAAGTGCTTAAAAGTAATAAGAAAGTGTGGTGA